The following proteins are co-located in the Cydia fagiglandana chromosome 2, ilCydFagi1.1, whole genome shotgun sequence genome:
- the LOC134672580 gene encoding uncharacterized protein LOC134672580, with the protein MFQSGLICTMLLICRYLSPSLKVILSAPGQDDGYYNQIQTMVNLVQTRKMELTNNVFTVNLQTILNFFGRVVSYTVLMIQYFYMHVFSE; encoded by the exons ATGTTCCAGTCTGGTTTAATCTGCACGATGCTACTAATTTGCAGATATTTATCGCCTTCGTTAAAGGTAATCTTGTCTGCCCCCGGGCAGG ACGATGGATACTACAATCAAATTCAAACAATGGTTAACCTCGTCCAGACACGGAAAATGGAATTAACTAATAATGTATTCACTGTTAACCTGCAGACAATTCTTAATTTTTTCGGACGGGTGGTCTCGTACACTGTTCTTATGATACAGTATTTTTATATGCACGTGTTTTCTgaataa